One segment of Vulpes lagopus strain Blue_001 chromosome 8, ASM1834538v1, whole genome shotgun sequence DNA contains the following:
- the LOC121497355 gene encoding general transcription factor IIH subunit 2 produces MDEEPERTKRWEGGYERTWEILKEDESGSLKATIEDILFKAKRKRVFEHHGQVRLGMMRHLYVVVDGSRTMEDQDLKPNRLTCTLKLLEYFVEEYFDQNPISQIGIIVTKSKRAEKLTELSGNPRKHITSLKKAVDMTCHGEPSLYNSLSMAMQTLKHMPGHTSREVLIIFSSLTTCDPSNIYDLIKTLKAAKIRVSVIGLSAEVRVCTVLARETGGTYHVILDESHYKELLTHHVSPPPASSSSECSLIRMGFPQHTIASLSDQDAKPSFSMAHLDSNTEPGLTLGGYFCPQCRAKYCELPVECKICGLTLVSAPHLARSYHHLFPLDPFQEIPLEEHNGERFCYGCQGELKDQHVYVCAVCQNVFCVDCDVFVHDSLHCCPGCIHKIPTSSGI; encoded by the exons atggatGAAGAACCTGAAAGAACTAAGCGATGGGAAGGAGGCTATGAAAGGACATG GGAGATTCTTAAAGAAGATGAGTCAGGATCATTGAAAGCTACGATAGAAGACATTCTCttcaaagcaaagagaaaaag AGTATTTGAGCACCATGGACAAGTTCGGCTTGGAATG ATGCGTCATCTTTATGTGGTAGTCGATGGATCAAGAACGATGGAAGACCAAGATTTAAAGCCAAATAGATTGACTTGTACCCTAAAG TTGTTGGAATACTTCGTAGAAGAATATTTTGATCAAAATCCTATTAGCCAG attggAATAATTGTAACAAAGAGTAAAAGAGCTGAAAAACTGACCGAACTCTCAG GAAATCCAAGGAAACATATAACATCTTTGAAGAAAGCTGTAGATATGACCTGCCACGGAGAACCATCTCTCTATAACTCCTTAAGCATGGCTATGCAAACTCTAAA ACACATGCCTGGACATACAAGTAGAGAAGTCCTAATTATCTTTAGCAGCCTCACAACTTGTGATCCGTCTAATATCTATGATCTAATCAAG ACCCTCAAGGCAGCTAAAATTAGAGTGTCTGTCATTGGATTATCTGCAGAGGTTCGGGTTTGCACCGTACTTGCTCGTGAAACTGGCG GCACATACCATGTTATTTTAGATGAAAGCCATTACAAAGAATTACTGACACATCATGTTAGTCCTCCACCTGCTAGCTCAAGTTCTGAATGTTCACTTATTCGCATGG GATTTCCGCAACATACCATCGCTTCTCTGTCTGATCAAGATGCAAAGCCCTCTTTCAGCATGGC GCACCTGGATAGCAACACGGAGCCAGGACTTACATTAGGAGGGTATTTCTGCCCTCAGTGTCGGGCAAAGTACTGTGAGCTTCCAGTTGAATGTAAAATCTGTG GTCTTACTTTGGTGTCTGCTCCACATTTGGCAAGGTCTTaccatcatttatttcctttggatcCTTTTCAAGAAATTCCTCTAGAAGAACATAATGGAGAAAG attttgttATGGATGTCAGGGGGAATTGAAAGACCAGCAT GTCTATGTTTGTGCCGTGTGCCAAAATGTTTTCTGTGTGGACTGTGATGTTTTTGTTCACGACTCTCTCCACTGCTGTCCTGGCTGTATTCATAAGATTCCAACATCTTCAGGTATTTGA